The Lycium barbarum isolate Lr01 chromosome 10, ASM1917538v2, whole genome shotgun sequence genome includes a region encoding these proteins:
- the LOC132614821 gene encoding serine/threonine-protein kinase SAPK2-like — protein sequence MERYEIVKDIGSGSFGVAKLVKDKWTSELYAVKYIERGKKMDEHVQREIMNHRSLRHPNIIKFKEVFLTPTHLAIVMEYAAGGELFGRICNAGRFSEDEARFFFQQLISGVSYCHSMQICHRDLKLENTLLDGSSTPRLKICDFSYSKSSVLHSQPKSTVGTPAYIAPEVLSRKEYDGKLADVWSCGVTLYVMLVGAYPFEDPSDPRNFRKTLTRILSVQYSVPYYVRLSKECEHLLSQIFVADPEKRITIEEIKKHPWFLKNSPIEFMEGEEASLQMNGENEPSQSIDEVLAIIQEARKPGEGPKVGDLFVNGSSSLDLDDDLDIDADIDDVIETSGDFV from the exons atggaaaggtatgaAATTGTGAAAGATATTGGTTCTGGCAGTTTTGGTGTAGCTAAGCTAGTGAAAGATAAGTGGACAAGTGAGCTTTATGCTGTCAAGTATATTGAGAGAGGAAAAAAG ATGGATGAGCATGTTCAGAGAGAAATCATGAATCATAGGTCCTTGAGGCATCCCAATATCATTAAATTCAAGGAG GTATTTCTTACCCCAACTCATCTAGCAATAGTGATGGAATATGCGGCTGGCGGAGAGCTGTTTGGAAGAATTTGCAATGCTGGTAGATTCAGTGAAGATGAG GCAAGATTTTTCTTTCAACAACTTATATCAGGAGTCAGTTACTGTCACTCAATG CAAATTTGTCATAGAGATCTCAAGCTCGAAAATACACTCTTAGATGGTAGCTCAACACCGCGCCTTAAAATATGCGATTTTAGCTACTCCAAG TCGTCGGTCCTGCATTCCCAACCCAAATCTACTGTTGGAACTCCGGCCTATATCGCACCAGAAGTCTTATCAAGAAAGGAGTACGATGGGAAG CTAGCAGATGTTTGGTCTTGTGGGGTTACATTATATGTGATGCTTGTTGGTGCTTATCCCTTTGAAGATCCTAGTGATCCAAGAAATTTCAGGAAAACTTTGACA AGGATATTGAGTGTTCAATATTCAGTTCCTTATTACGTTCGACTTTCGAAGGAGTGTGAGCAtcttttatctcaaatatttgTAGCTGACCCTGAGAAG AGAATAACCATAGAAGAGATTAAAAAGCATCCTTGGTTTCTAAAGAATTCGCCTATAGAATTTATGGAAGGAGAGGAAGCAAGTTTACAAATGAATGGAGAAAATGAACCCTCTCAAAGTATTGATGAAGTGTTGGCTATAATTCAAGAGGCAAGAAAGCCAGGAGAAGGGCCCAAAGTAGGTGACTTATTTGTTAATGGAAGCAGTAGTCTTGATCTTGATGATGACTTAGATATTGATGCTGATATAGATGATGTGATAGAGACAAGTGGAGATTTTGTCTAA